One Cellulomonas sp. NS3 genomic region harbors:
- a CDS encoding LCP family protein — MTIRHAASSRPRAVRHARTHGSHGVLRGIALATTALLAFAGSGMAAAYTQLQSNIQSQDVTELLGDRPTPTPDPDDPNAGQAVNILLMGSDVRDGANAEIGGAVEGMRSDTTIVLHISADRSRVELVSIPRDSLVDIPACARSDGSSSRAQFGQFNAAFSIGSEKTGLASDAAACTIQTVESNTGVFIHHYVVIDFAGFIGMVDALGGIPMCIPNDMRSSKAGLDLTAGEQVLDGSTALAYARARTGEGLGNGSDTDRLVRQQKLLGATVRTVLSKSLLTDVPQLVQFLNAATSSVTANPELASIPAMTGLAFSLQNVSTGNITFMTIPFAAARSDPNRVEWTSEADQIWANMAADLPLVPAEVPDPAVPADPAATAPADPGTTAPEVPETAPAPPVTEPSEDAPLTAAVSDVCGPA; from the coding sequence GTGACCATCCGCCACGCAGCCTCGTCGCGCCCCCGCGCGGTCCGGCACGCCCGCACGCACGGCAGCCACGGCGTCCTGCGCGGGATCGCGCTCGCGACGACGGCGTTGCTCGCGTTCGCCGGCTCGGGGATGGCCGCGGCGTACACCCAGCTGCAGAGCAACATCCAGTCCCAGGACGTCACCGAGCTGCTCGGCGACCGCCCGACCCCGACGCCGGACCCGGACGACCCGAACGCCGGCCAGGCGGTGAACATCCTGCTGATGGGCTCGGACGTGCGCGACGGGGCGAACGCCGAGATCGGCGGCGCGGTCGAGGGCATGCGCTCGGACACCACGATCGTGCTGCACATCTCGGCCGACCGGTCGCGTGTCGAGCTCGTCTCGATCCCCCGTGACTCGCTCGTCGACATCCCGGCGTGCGCGCGCTCGGACGGCTCCTCCTCGCGCGCGCAGTTCGGGCAGTTCAACGCGGCGTTCTCGATCGGCTCCGAGAAGACCGGGCTCGCGTCCGACGCGGCGGCGTGCACGATCCAGACGGTCGAGTCGAACACCGGGGTGTTCATCCACCACTACGTGGTGATCGACTTCGCCGGCTTCATCGGGATGGTCGACGCGCTCGGCGGGATCCCGATGTGCATCCCCAACGACATGCGGTCGTCGAAGGCGGGGCTCGACCTCACGGCGGGCGAGCAGGTGCTCGACGGGTCGACGGCGCTGGCCTACGCGCGCGCCCGCACCGGCGAGGGACTCGGCAACGGCTCGGACACCGACCGCCTGGTGCGCCAGCAGAAGCTTCTCGGCGCGACGGTGCGGACGGTGCTGTCCAAGAGCCTGCTCACCGACGTGCCGCAGCTCGTGCAGTTCCTCAACGCCGCGACGAGCTCGGTCACCGCGAACCCCGAGCTCGCGTCGATCCCGGCGATGACGGGGCTCGCGTTCAGCCTCCAGAACGTCTCGACGGGCAACATCACCTTCATGACCATCCCGTTCGCGGCCGCCAGGAGCGACCCGAACCGCGTCGAGTGGACGTCGGAGGCGGACCAGATCTGGGCGAACATGGCGGCCGACCTGCCGCTCGTCCCGGCCGAGGTCCCCGACCCGGCGGTGCCGGCCGACCCGGCGGCGACGGCACCGGCGGACCCGGGCACCACGGCGCCCGAGGTCCCCGAGACGGCTCCCGCGCCCCCCGTGACCGAGCCGTCCGAGGACGCCCCGCTGACCGCCGCGGTCAGCGACGTGTGCGGTCCGGCGTGA
- a CDS encoding ABC transporter ATP-binding protein: MTRSIVVDDVSKRFRMYKERNQSLKASLMRGRRAKYDEFWALRNVGFEIPTGSTFGLIGENGSGKSTLLKCLARILVPDTGSVEVTGSVAALLELGSGFHPELTGRENVYLNGSILGLSKKGIDARFDEIVDFAGIEQFIDQPVKNYSSGMYVRLGFSVAINVDPDILLVDEVLAVGDAAFQAKCMEKFADFRAAGKTVVIVSHAMGTMRTMCDHVAWLDHGRLVSAGPAMALVDDYLDETRTDRVEVAPDEEREQGRHGSGEAVVERVELLDGAGRATTSVRTGDSMTFRVHYTAHSPIERPVFGLALENIDGVYVWALHTRDAGLEIASIDGSGYIDCTVPRVPLQPGTFDLVASVVDWTTQHTYDLRKRTVRFDVEAGSPRESGGIVAMGADWSPVKGEK; the protein is encoded by the coding sequence GTGACCCGCTCGATCGTCGTCGACGACGTCTCCAAGCGCTTCCGCATGTACAAGGAGCGCAACCAGTCCCTCAAGGCCTCGCTCATGCGCGGCCGCCGGGCGAAGTACGACGAGTTCTGGGCGCTGCGCAACGTGGGGTTCGAGATCCCGACGGGGTCGACGTTCGGCCTCATCGGCGAGAACGGCTCGGGCAAGTCGACGCTCCTGAAGTGCCTCGCCCGCATCCTGGTGCCCGACACCGGCTCGGTCGAGGTCACCGGCTCCGTCGCCGCGCTGCTCGAGCTGGGCTCGGGCTTCCACCCGGAGCTCACGGGCCGCGAGAACGTCTACCTCAACGGCTCGATCCTCGGGCTCAGCAAGAAGGGGATCGACGCGCGGTTCGACGAGATCGTCGACTTCGCGGGCATCGAGCAGTTCATCGACCAGCCCGTGAAGAACTACTCGTCGGGCATGTACGTGCGCCTCGGCTTCTCCGTCGCGATCAACGTCGACCCGGACATCCTGCTGGTCGACGAGGTGCTCGCGGTCGGTGACGCGGCGTTCCAGGCGAAGTGCATGGAGAAGTTCGCCGACTTCCGCGCCGCCGGCAAGACGGTCGTCATCGTCAGCCACGCCATGGGCACCATGCGCACCATGTGCGACCACGTCGCGTGGCTCGACCACGGTCGGCTCGTGAGCGCGGGGCCCGCGATGGCCCTCGTCGACGACTACCTGGACGAGACCCGCACCGACCGGGTCGAGGTCGCCCCCGACGAGGAGCGCGAGCAGGGCCGCCACGGCAGCGGCGAGGCGGTCGTCGAGCGCGTCGAGCTGCTCGACGGCGCGGGCCGGGCGACCACGTCGGTGCGCACCGGCGACTCCATGACGTTCCGGGTCCACTACACGGCGCACAGCCCGATCGAGCGGCCCGTGTTCGGGCTCGCCCTCGAGAACATCGACGGCGTGTACGTGTGGGCCCTGCACACGCGCGACGCCGGGCTCGAGATCGCGTCCATCGACGGCTCGGGGTACATCGACTGCACGGTGCCGCGCGTGCCGCTGCAGCCGGGCACGTTCGACCTGGTCGCGTCGGTCGTGGACTGGACGACGCAGCACACGTACGACCTGCGCAAGCGCACGGTGAGGTTCGACGTCGAGGCGGGAAGCCCTCGCGAGTCCGGCGGGATCGTGGCGATGGGGGCCGACTGGTCCCCGGTCAAGGGGGAGAAGTGA
- a CDS encoding glycosyltransferase encodes MLITLDATPLLGTRTGIGRYTAHLVAQLPGALARRGAEGAVRVTTWTARGGRLTDLPAGVRQVGPRVPARVLRALWSRGDRPRVESLVGRTDVFHGTNFVSPPTRAAREVVTVHDLTYALHASTVSADSLRYAELVPRALRRGAHVLVPSDAVADAVREHYSLGADRVSTTPLGVDPVWFEVAPPSATWLDDRALPHDYLVFVGSLDPRKNLRVLLEAHARLRADDTDAPDLVLAGPAGRDTSLAGRPGVHLTGWLPDADLRTLVAGARALVLPSLDEGFGLPVVEALAAGRPVVTSRAPALLEVGGRHARTAPAEDADALADALGAVLRDADDDASRRERRAWAERFSWSRCADLTVDAYLAA; translated from the coding sequence GTGCTGATCACGCTCGACGCCACACCGCTGCTGGGCACGCGCACCGGGATCGGGCGGTACACGGCTCACCTCGTCGCCCAGCTCCCCGGGGCGCTCGCCCGGCGGGGGGCGGAGGGCGCGGTCCGCGTGACCACCTGGACGGCGCGGGGCGGGCGGCTCACCGACCTGCCCGCGGGGGTCCGGCAGGTCGGTCCGCGCGTACCCGCGCGTGTTCTGCGGGCGCTCTGGAGCCGCGGTGACCGGCCCCGCGTCGAGTCGCTCGTCGGGCGCACCGACGTGTTCCACGGGACCAACTTCGTCTCGCCCCCGACCCGCGCGGCGCGCGAGGTGGTCACGGTGCACGACCTCACCTACGCCCTGCACGCGAGCACCGTGAGCGCGGACAGCCTGCGCTACGCCGAGCTGGTCCCGCGCGCGCTCCGACGGGGCGCGCACGTCCTGGTGCCGAGCGACGCGGTCGCCGACGCGGTGCGCGAGCACTACTCGCTCGGTGCCGACCGCGTCAGCACGACCCCGCTCGGCGTCGACCCGGTGTGGTTCGAGGTCGCGCCGCCGTCCGCCACGTGGCTCGACGACCGCGCCCTCCCGCACGACTACCTCGTCTTCGTCGGCTCCCTCGACCCCCGCAAGAACCTGCGGGTGCTGCTCGAGGCGCACGCGCGCCTCCGTGCCGACGACACCGACGCCCCGGACCTCGTCCTCGCCGGGCCGGCGGGCCGGGACACGTCGCTCGCCGGCCGGCCCGGGGTGCACCTCACCGGGTGGCTCCCCGACGCGGACCTGCGCACCCTGGTCGCGGGGGCGCGTGCGCTCGTCCTCCCGTCGCTCGACGAGGGGTTCGGGCTGCCCGTCGTCGAGGCGCTGGCGGCCGGACGCCCCGTCGTGACGTCCCGGGCCCCGGCGCTCCTCGAGGTCGGCGGACGCCACGCGCGCACCGCGCCGGCGGAGGACGCCGACGCCCTCGCCGACGCGCTGGGCGCCGTGCTGCGCGACGCCGACGACGACGCGTCACGGCGGGAGCGCCGCGCGTGGGCGGAGCGCTTCAGCTGGTCGCGGTGCGCCGACCTGACCGTCGACGCGTACCTGGCGGCATGA
- a CDS encoding class I SAM-dependent methyltransferase, which produces MPTYDTAVDPAAENNSHALMLRLVGGGKKVLDVGCATGYLGQAFMANGCSVSGVELDPEAAERAAKILDEVVVADLEDVDLVGHFGPGSFDVVVFGDVLEHLRDPERLLRRAVGLLADRGSVVISIPNVAHADLRLSLLQGRWEYSDRGLLDRTHVQFFTRRTLLEMLRRAGLAAVEVRSTVAPPFGTELGVDPAALPDGVVDWVRAQPDADVYQFVVRAVRDDAEAAVDRVVTQLEETREALSDAAAELAAKEAEVARLAAELARSEDARQTADSTLGAVLDSRSMRALRRPKQVYGWVRSRTER; this is translated from the coding sequence ATGCCGACATACGACACCGCCGTCGATCCTGCGGCGGAGAACAACTCGCACGCGCTCATGCTCCGCCTCGTCGGCGGCGGCAAGAAGGTGCTCGACGTCGGCTGCGCGACCGGCTACCTCGGCCAGGCCTTCATGGCGAACGGCTGCTCCGTCAGCGGCGTCGAGCTCGACCCCGAGGCCGCGGAGCGCGCGGCGAAGATCCTGGACGAGGTCGTCGTCGCCGACCTCGAGGACGTCGACCTCGTCGGGCACTTCGGGCCGGGGAGCTTCGACGTGGTCGTGTTCGGGGACGTGCTCGAGCACCTGCGCGACCCCGAGCGGCTGCTCCGCCGCGCCGTCGGGCTCCTCGCGGACCGCGGGTCGGTCGTCATCTCGATCCCCAACGTCGCGCACGCGGACCTGCGGCTCTCGCTCCTGCAGGGGCGCTGGGAGTACTCGGACCGCGGGCTGCTCGACCGGACCCACGTGCAGTTCTTCACGCGCCGCACGCTCCTCGAGATGCTGCGCCGTGCCGGCCTGGCCGCCGTCGAGGTCCGGTCCACGGTCGCACCGCCGTTCGGCACCGAGCTCGGGGTCGACCCCGCGGCGCTCCCGGACGGCGTCGTCGACTGGGTCCGCGCGCAGCCCGACGCGGACGTCTACCAGTTCGTCGTGCGCGCGGTGCGGGACGACGCCGAGGCGGCCGTCGACCGTGTCGTGACCCAGCTCGAGGAGACCCGTGAGGCGCTGAGCGACGCCGCCGCGGAGCTCGCCGCCAAGGAGGCGGAGGTCGCGCGCCTCGCGGCCGAGCTCGCGCGCAGCGAGGACGCCCGGCAGACGGCCGACTCGACGCTCGGCGCCGTCCTGGACAGCCGGTCGATGCGCGCGCTGCGTCGTCCCAAGCAGGTCTACGGGTGGGTGCGCAGCCGCACGGAGCGCTGA
- a CDS encoding glycosyltransferase: MTTRPGVVSVILVNYKGAEDTITALRAFEQVEWPAEKLELVVVDNHSQDGSIERIREAVPHAKVIDAGGNTGFAGGCNLGVSHSSGEYVAFLNNDARPGAQWISAAVAELEADRSIGAVASKVLDWDGGHIDYVDGALTWFGMGYKREVEKPDTGEWDVPKDVLFGTGAAMFMPAALFRDVGGFDERFFMFYEDVDLGWRLNLLGYRVRYVPGSVAYHKHHVTMKKYGNFRETYLLERNALLSMYKNLDDESLARALPAAMALAVRRSFARADVDTTSLDLQRSPGNDDIGVLELPKMALTGPYAIDYFVDQLESLHDSRRELQGARRRSDRELFPLFREAMEPAYAIESYLEAHRVLIKAFDITSHFVARQRVLVVTGEPLKAQMAGPAIRAWEIARALAPEHDVRLVSTAGCSTSHPDFGVEYVHGQKLVDATGWADVIIFQGFLLEAAPWLKTSSKVVVADIYDPMHLEQLEQAKDLGPGGRQMAVRETTRALNEQIARADLMLCASDKQRDFWLGQLAGQGRVNPAVYDQDETLNSLLTVVPFGISDGEPQQARHGIKGTVEGIGPDDKVILWGGGIYNWFDPLTLIRAVDKLRVGRPEVRLFFLGLKHPNPGVPDMRVAWETRQLADELGLTGTHVFFNEGWVPYDTRADYLLDADVGVSTHFQHIETSFSFRTRILDYLWATLPIVATSGDTFADLIRDNELGIVVPPEDVDALTAALEQMLFDDEASARVRENVRAFAESYRWSKVLQPLIEFCRDPRRAADLVTPMRESSRRGLIPPPPPAISVRGDLALLRQYLEAGGPSEVVRRVRGRVRRVVRGTSTPA; encoded by the coding sequence GTGACGACCCGTCCGGGCGTCGTGTCGGTGATCCTCGTCAACTACAAGGGCGCCGAGGACACCATCACGGCGCTGCGGGCGTTCGAGCAGGTCGAGTGGCCCGCCGAGAAGCTCGAGCTCGTGGTGGTCGACAACCACTCGCAGGACGGCAGCATCGAGCGGATCCGCGAGGCGGTGCCCCACGCGAAGGTCATCGACGCCGGCGGCAACACCGGGTTCGCGGGCGGCTGCAACCTCGGCGTCTCGCACTCGAGCGGGGAGTACGTCGCGTTCCTCAACAACGACGCGCGTCCCGGCGCGCAGTGGATCTCGGCCGCGGTCGCGGAGCTCGAGGCGGACCGCTCGATCGGCGCCGTCGCGAGCAAGGTCCTCGACTGGGACGGCGGGCACATCGACTACGTCGACGGCGCGCTCACCTGGTTCGGCATGGGGTACAAGCGCGAGGTCGAGAAGCCGGACACCGGCGAGTGGGACGTCCCGAAGGACGTGCTGTTCGGGACCGGCGCCGCGATGTTCATGCCCGCGGCGCTGTTCCGCGACGTCGGCGGCTTCGACGAGCGGTTCTTCATGTTCTACGAGGACGTCGACCTCGGCTGGCGCCTCAACCTCCTCGGCTACCGCGTGCGGTACGTGCCGGGCTCGGTCGCGTACCACAAGCACCACGTCACGATGAAGAAGTACGGCAACTTCCGCGAGACGTACCTGCTCGAGCGCAACGCGCTGCTGTCGATGTACAAGAACCTCGACGACGAGTCGCTCGCCCGCGCGCTGCCGGCCGCGATGGCCCTCGCCGTGCGCCGGTCGTTCGCGCGCGCCGACGTCGACACGACGTCGCTCGACCTGCAGCGCTCGCCCGGGAACGACGACATCGGCGTCCTCGAGCTGCCGAAGATGGCGCTCACGGGCCCGTACGCGATCGACTACTTCGTCGACCAGCTCGAGTCGCTGCACGACAGCCGCCGCGAGCTGCAGGGCGCGCGCCGGCGCAGCGACCGGGAGCTGTTCCCGCTGTTCCGCGAGGCGATGGAGCCGGCGTACGCGATCGAGAGCTACCTCGAGGCGCACCGCGTGCTCATCAAGGCGTTCGACATCACGTCGCACTTCGTCGCGCGTCAGCGCGTGCTCGTCGTCACGGGGGAGCCCCTCAAGGCGCAGATGGCAGGTCCGGCGATCCGTGCGTGGGAGATCGCCCGGGCGCTGGCCCCGGAGCACGACGTCCGGCTCGTCTCGACCGCGGGGTGCTCGACGTCGCACCCGGACTTCGGCGTCGAGTACGTGCACGGCCAGAAGCTCGTGGACGCGACCGGGTGGGCCGACGTCATCATCTTCCAGGGGTTCCTGCTCGAGGCGGCGCCCTGGCTCAAGACGAGCTCGAAGGTCGTCGTCGCCGACATCTACGACCCGATGCACCTCGAGCAGCTCGAGCAGGCGAAGGACCTCGGTCCCGGCGGCCGCCAGATGGCGGTACGCGAGACGACGCGGGCGCTCAACGAGCAGATCGCGCGCGCCGACCTCATGCTCTGCGCGTCGGACAAGCAGCGCGACTTCTGGCTCGGTCAGCTCGCCGGCCAGGGCCGCGTGAACCCCGCCGTGTACGACCAGGACGAGACGCTGAACTCGCTGCTGACCGTCGTGCCCTTCGGGATCTCCGACGGGGAGCCGCAGCAGGCGCGCCACGGGATCAAGGGCACCGTCGAGGGGATCGGGCCGGACGACAAGGTCATCCTCTGGGGCGGCGGCATCTACAACTGGTTCGACCCGCTCACGCTGATCCGAGCGGTCGACAAGCTGCGGGTCGGGCGGCCCGAGGTGCGCCTGTTCTTCCTCGGCCTCAAGCACCCGAACCCCGGGGTCCCGGACATGCGGGTCGCGTGGGAGACGCGCCAGCTCGCCGACGAGCTCGGCCTGACGGGCACGCACGTGTTCTTCAACGAGGGCTGGGTGCCGTACGACACGCGGGCCGACTACCTCCTCGACGCCGACGTCGGCGTCTCGACGCACTTCCAGCACATCGAGACGTCGTTCAGCTTCCGCACGCGCATCCTCGACTACCTGTGGGCGACGCTGCCGATCGTGGCGACGAGCGGTGACACGTTCGCCGACCTCATCCGCGACAACGAGCTCGGCATCGTCGTGCCGCCCGAGGACGTCGACGCACTCACGGCCGCGCTCGAGCAGATGCTGTTCGACGACGAGGCCTCCGCGCGCGTGCGCGAGAACGTGCGCGCGTTCGCGGAGTCGTACCGCTGGTCGAAGGTGCTGCAGCCGCTCATCGAGTTCTGCCGCGACCCCCGGCGCGCGGCGGACCTCGTCACACCGATGCGGGAGTCGTCCCGTCGCGGACTGATCCCGCCGCCGCCCCCGGCGATCTCCGTGCGGGGCGACCTGGCGCTGCTCCGCCAGTACCTCGAGGCCGGCGGCCCGAGCGAGGTCGTCCGCCGGGTGCGCGGCCGCGTCCGGCGCGTGGTGCGGGGGACGTCGACGCCCGCGTGA
- the rfbB gene encoding dTDP-glucose 4,6-dehydratase — protein MRLLVTGGAGFIGSNFVHQTVRERPDVQVTVLDALTYAGDEASLAPVADAVTFVRGDIADAELVDSLVRDADVVVHFAAESHNDNSLHDPWPFVQTNVIGTYTLLEAVRRHGTRFHHISTDEVYGDLELDDPAKFTPDTPYNPSSPYSSTKAASDLLVRAWARSFGVQATLSNCSNNYGPYQHVEKFIPRQVTNVIDGIRPKLYGTGENVRDWIHVEDHNSAVWAIIERGRIGETYLIGADGEENNKAVVELILELTGQPRDAYDLVSDRPGHDLRYAIDSTKLRDELGWTPRYENFRAGLEATIAWYRENEAWWRPQKDATEAKYAQLGR, from the coding sequence GTGCGTCTTCTCGTCACCGGCGGAGCCGGCTTCATCGGCTCCAACTTCGTCCACCAGACCGTCCGCGAGCGCCCGGACGTCCAGGTGACGGTGCTCGACGCGCTCACCTACGCCGGGGACGAGGCGAGCCTCGCGCCCGTCGCGGACGCGGTCACGTTCGTGCGCGGCGACATCGCGGACGCCGAGCTCGTGGACTCCCTGGTCCGCGACGCCGACGTGGTCGTCCACTTCGCGGCCGAGTCGCACAACGACAACTCGCTGCACGACCCGTGGCCGTTCGTGCAGACGAACGTCATCGGGACGTACACGCTGCTCGAGGCGGTCCGCCGGCACGGGACCCGGTTCCACCACATCTCGACGGACGAGGTCTACGGCGACCTCGAGCTCGACGACCCGGCGAAGTTCACGCCGGACACCCCGTACAACCCGTCGAGCCCGTACTCCTCGACGAAGGCCGCGAGCGACCTGCTCGTCCGGGCCTGGGCCCGGTCGTTCGGCGTGCAGGCGACGCTGTCGAACTGCTCCAACAACTACGGCCCGTACCAGCACGTGGAGAAGTTCATCCCGCGCCAGGTCACGAACGTCATCGACGGCATCCGCCCCAAGCTCTACGGCACCGGCGAGAACGTGCGCGACTGGATCCACGTCGAGGACCACAACTCGGCGGTCTGGGCGATCATCGAGCGCGGCCGCATCGGCGAGACGTACCTCATCGGCGCCGACGGCGAGGAGAACAACAAGGCCGTCGTCGAGCTCATCCTCGAGCTCACCGGGCAGCCGCGCGACGCCTACGACCTCGTGAGCGACCGCCCCGGGCACGACCTGCGGTACGCGATCGACTCGACGAAGCTGCGCGACGAGCTCGGCTGGACGCCGCGGTACGAGAACTTCCGCGCCGGGCTCGAGGCGACGATCGCCTGGTACCGCGAGAACGAGGCGTGGTGGCGTCCCCAGAAGGACGCCACCGAGGCGAAGTACGCCCAGCTCGGTCGCTGA
- a CDS encoding ABC transporter permease — MRDTLATRRTAELLRNLTMREVKGRYKRTALGNLWSLINPLATMATYTLVFGVFMRVQIDPSPTGLDVFALWLMCGLIPWTFFSTAVSTGLTSVVANANLVKKVFFRREVLVASSVFALDVTTMVEFGVLILALLLFGQMVLPWIPVVLVLLALLTALALGLGLMLAVANVYFRDTQHFVAILFQIWFYATPIIYPMRLVEEAQVKLDARLAEWDLSFPLVQLWELNPLLHFVNAFRAVLYEESWPSWGDWAWCVGSAAVVLLVGWRVFQKFEPRLAEEL; from the coding sequence GTGAGGGACACGCTCGCGACGCGTCGGACCGCGGAGCTGCTCCGCAACCTGACCATGCGTGAGGTCAAGGGGCGGTACAAGCGCACGGCGCTCGGCAACCTCTGGTCGCTGATCAACCCGCTCGCGACGATGGCGACGTACACGCTCGTCTTCGGCGTCTTCATGCGGGTCCAGATCGACCCGAGCCCGACCGGGCTCGACGTGTTCGCGCTGTGGCTCATGTGCGGGCTGATCCCGTGGACGTTCTTCTCGACGGCCGTCTCCACCGGGCTCACGTCCGTCGTCGCGAACGCGAACCTCGTCAAGAAGGTGTTCTTCCGCCGCGAGGTGCTGGTCGCGTCCTCGGTCTTCGCGCTCGACGTCACGACGATGGTCGAGTTCGGCGTGCTGATCCTCGCGCTGCTGCTGTTCGGGCAAATGGTGCTGCCGTGGATCCCCGTCGTGCTCGTGCTGCTGGCGCTCCTGACCGCGCTGGCGCTCGGCCTCGGGCTCATGCTCGCCGTGGCGAACGTCTACTTCCGCGACACCCAGCACTTCGTCGCGATCCTGTTCCAGATCTGGTTCTACGCGACGCCGATCATCTACCCGATGCGGCTCGTCGAGGAGGCACAGGTCAAGCTCGACGCGAGGCTCGCCGAGTGGGACCTGTCGTTCCCGCTCGTCCAGCTCTGGGAGCTCAACCCGCTGCTGCACTTCGTCAACGCGTTCCGCGCGGTGCTGTACGAGGAGTCGTGGCCCTCGTGGGGCGACTGGGCCTGGTGCGTCGGCTCGGCCGCGGTCGTGCTGCTCGTCGGCTGGCGCGTCTTCCAGAAGTTCGAGCCCCGACTGGCGGAGGAGCTGTGA
- a CDS encoding glycosyltransferase family 2 protein translates to MSSTPDVTVVTVTYNGVDLVLDCLDGLAGQHLDGVRAEVVVVDNASADGTADAVARAHPEVRLVRSAVNTGFAGGNNLVLDDVRSPYVVLLNNDAVPEPGFVAALVRGLQQAPREVAALTATVLLADRFRPAGPDEHEPRVSGPSGEYVRDARGTTTLVNSTGNVVRRDGFGVDRGWLEDASTHRPEREVFGFCGAAAILRTSALRDVGTFDEDFFLYYEDTDLSWRLRLAGYRVEHCPDAVVRHRHAASTREGSEVFRFHDGRNRLLMLLKDATWPLALRALGRYVLTTASIAVRRSQPWPLVRTRLRVLASTAVMLPPTLRKRRRIGRSARVPRVQVEALLVAPPERATGGYRA, encoded by the coding sequence ATGAGCAGCACGCCCGACGTGACGGTCGTCACCGTCACGTACAACGGCGTCGACCTCGTCCTCGACTGCCTCGACGGGCTCGCGGGCCAGCACCTGGACGGCGTGCGCGCCGAGGTCGTCGTCGTCGACAACGCCTCCGCGGACGGCACGGCGGACGCGGTCGCCCGTGCGCACCCGGAGGTGCGCCTGGTCCGCTCGGCCGTCAACACCGGGTTCGCGGGCGGCAACAACCTCGTGCTCGACGACGTGCGGTCGCCCTACGTCGTGCTGCTGAACAACGACGCCGTGCCGGAGCCCGGCTTCGTGGCCGCGCTCGTGCGGGGCCTGCAGCAGGCGCCGCGCGAGGTGGCGGCCCTCACCGCGACCGTCCTGCTCGCGGACCGCTTCCGGCCCGCGGGACCCGACGAGCACGAGCCGCGCGTCTCGGGCCCGTCCGGCGAGTACGTGCGGGACGCCCGAGGCACCACGACGCTCGTGAACTCGACCGGCAACGTGGTTCGCCGTGACGGCTTCGGCGTCGACCGCGGGTGGCTCGAGGACGCCTCGACGCACCGGCCCGAGCGCGAGGTCTTCGGGTTCTGCGGTGCCGCGGCGATCCTGCGCACGAGCGCGCTGCGCGACGTCGGGACGTTCGACGAGGACTTCTTCCTCTACTACGAGGACACCGACCTCTCGTGGCGGCTCCGGCTCGCCGGGTACCGCGTCGAGCACTGCCCCGACGCGGTCGTGCGGCACCGCCACGCCGCCTCGACCCGCGAGGGCAGCGAGGTGTTCCGGTTCCACGACGGCCGCAACCGGCTGCTCATGCTCCTCAAGGACGCGACGTGGCCGCTCGCGCTGCGCGCGCTCGGGCGCTACGTCCTGACGACGGCGTCGATCGCCGTGCGCCGCTCGCAGCCGTGGCCGCTCGTCCGCACGCGGCTGCGCGTCCTGGCGTCGACGGCGGTCATGCTGCCCCCGACGCTGCGCAAGCGGCGCCGGATCGGGCGCAGCGCCCGGGTGCCCCGCGTGCAGGTCGAGGCGCTGCTGGTCGCCCCGCCCGAGCGGGCGACCGGGGGCTACCGCGCGTGA